Proteins encoded together in one Coffea arabica cultivar ET-39 chromosome 2c, Coffea Arabica ET-39 HiFi, whole genome shotgun sequence window:
- the LOC140035886 gene encoding arabinogalactan protein 23-like — protein sequence MEMKKIACAVLVAAASMSAVLAESQAPAPAPAAANSAYAALPAVGTVVGASLVSFFAYYMH from the coding sequence atggagatgaagaagatcGCTTGTGCAGTCCTTGTGGCCGCTGCCTCCATGAGCGCAGTCTTGGCTGAGAGCCAGGCTCCCGCACCTGCACCAGCAGCAGCCAACAGTGCCTATGCTGCATTGCCCGCTGTTGGAACCGTTGTCGGTGCCTCCCTCGTGTCCTTCTTTGCCTACTACATGCACTAA
- the LOC140035580 gene encoding uncharacterized mitochondrial protein AtMg00860-like translates to MPFGLTNAPTAFMDLMHRVFKPYLDRFFVVFIDDILVYSKMREEHEQHLRTVLQTMREHQLYAKFSKYEFWLEKISFLGHVISQEGISVDPAKVEAVTNWKRPENPTEIRSFLELAGYYQRFIKDFSKLAGPLTDLTKKHEP, encoded by the exons ATGCCCTTCGGACTAACTAATGCTCCtaccgccttcatggacttaatgcatagggttttcaagcCCTACTTGGATCGATTTTTCGTGGTCTTCATCGACGACATTCTGGTCTATTCCAAGATGCGTGAGGAGCACGAGCAGCACTTGAGAACCGTCCTGCAAACCATGAGGGAACATCAATTGTACGCTAAGTTCAGCAAGtacgagttctggttggagaaaattTCCTTTCTAGGGCACGTAATCTCCCAAGAAGGCATCTCggttgacccggcgaaagtagaggctgtgacCAATTGGAAGAGACCAGAAAACCCCACAGAGATCCGCAGTTTTCTAGAGCTGGCTGGGTATTACCAACGTTTCATAAAAGACTTCTCCAAATTAGCAGgtcctttaactgacctgacaaagaaacatg AACcgtaa